The Actinoplanes sp. N902-109 genomic interval CGAGGATGCGCCAGGAGTCGAAGATCAGGGCTGGGCGGGCCGAGCCGAGCAGTTCGGTGATCTCCAGTGCCCGGTAGTCCGGGTGGTCGTTGATGACCAGGATGGCGTCCGCGTCGGCGAAGGCCTTGTCCAGGCTGACCGGGTCGCCGCCGTACTGGCGGATGACGTCGTCGGTGACCATCGGGTCGTGCCCGGTGACCGTGATGCCCGCGGCCGAGAAGACCGGCATCATGTCGGCGATCGGGGTGCCGCGCATGTCGTCGGTGGGCGGCCAGCCTTTGTACGCCCAGCCCAGCACGGCCAGCCGCAGCCCGCGGGTCGACGCGAAGGAGGCGGCCAGCAGCGACACCACGGTCTCGGCGACGTGCTTGGGCAGGAACTCGTTCAGCGCCCGGGCCCGGCCCACCAGGAACGGCTCGTACTCCCCGGCGCTGTCCAGCATGATGTACGGGTCCTTGGACAGGCAGCCGCCGCCGACGTAGCCGGGCTTGGCCAGGTCGGGGCGCGGGTAGTGCAGGTTGGCCGCGCGGATGACCTCGAGCGGGTCCAGGCCGTGCTGCTCGGCGATCAGGGCGATCTCGTTGCCGAACGAGTAGATCAGGTCGGTGTGGCAGTTGTTCGACAGCTTGACCATCTCGGCCGTCTCCAGGCTGGACACCTCGACGACCTCGTGCGCCAGCCCGCTGAAGAATTCCACCGCCGCGCGCAGCGAGGGCTCGTCGAGGCCGCCGATGACCTGCGGCAGCTCGACCAGTTCGCGCAGCGCCTGACCCTGGATCGTGCGCTCGGGCGCCATCACGAGTTTGACCTCGTCGCCCCAGGCCGCGCGCAGCTCCGGCAGCACCACGTTGCGGCTGGTCCCCACCGGCACGGTGCTGCGCACCACGACCAGGGTGCCGGGGCGGCAGGTGGCCGCGACGCTGCGGGCGGCGGCGGCCAGGTTGGCCAGGTTGGGCCGGCGGGTGGCCTCGTCGACCGGCGTCGACACGCTGATCACCGCGACGTCCACGGTGTCGTGCGGCAGTTCGGCCGCGACGTGCACGTTCTCCGCGTGGGCGAAGATGTCCTCCACGCCGGGCTCGAAGATGTGCGACCGGCCCTGCGAGAGAGTGTCGATCACTTCGGGTGACACGTCCGCGCCGTGCACCACGAAGCCCTTGTCGGCCAGCGCCGCGGTCAGCGTGAGCCCGACATAGCCGAGCCCGACGACCCCGATCGTCATAGGCATGTTCACATTCCTCCTGAGCTGAGCACCCGTCACGGACATGGCGGGCTGGGTCGGTCGAGGTCCAGCACGGTGACCGTGCCGGCAAAGCGTTCCTTGCGGTACGAGGAGCACGCGGCGCGTACGTCGGCGGGGCGGGTGGCGTAGTCGACGCTGAGCACGAACTTCCCGGCGTCGCGCAGCGCCCGCGTCTCGCTGAGGTTCTCGGCGCAGTAGTCCTCGGTGCAGCGTTCGTCGGTGGCCTGGTAGAACAGCTCCTCCATGCCGATGCCGTCGACCGCCGCGGTGTAGCCGGGCTGGTGGCGCAGCTCCGGCGAGTTCTGCGGGACGATCAGGAACCCCGGTGCGCGGTGTTTCGCGTACCGGCTGATCCGCCCGATGAGCGCGGCCATCTCCCGGGCGAGCCGCTCGCGGTCGCGGCCCTCGGTCGCGCTCAGATCGATTTCCTCGTACGCGAGCGGGGTGTCCAGATACACCCCGTCGAAGCCGGCCCGCAGCGCCTGGTCGAGCCGCGGCTGGACGACCCGCTGCCACCACCGTTCGTCGTAGTAGCGCACGAAGTACTCGCCCGGCCAGTCCTGCCATTCGTTGGCGATCAGGTCGGGTGCGTCGCGCCGCAGCCCGGGGTACTCGGGGCGGAAGTCCTCGATGCTGCCGATCTCGAAGTACGCGAGGACCCGCTTGCCGGTGGCCCGCACCCCGGCGATCTCGGCCCGGCTGAAGTAGTCGGCGTGCGCGTCGCGGGCCAGGTCGATCACCACCAGCTGGTACGGTCCGGCCGCCAGCTGGTCGAGCCTGCCACCGGCGTAGTCCTGCAGCTGGTAGGCCCACGAGCGGATGGTGGCGGGCCGCACGGCCGCGCCCGAGGACGCCGACAGCGACGGCGCCGGGCGCGGTCCGGGCGTGACCGGCGGGGTCACCGGCGGCTGCACCGGCACCGGGGCCGACACCGGTGGCCCGGCGTCCGGCGGCAGCGCGTCCGGAGCCGGCTCGTCGGGCTGGTCGGAGCATGCCGCCATGAGCACCAGCACGAGGGCCGGCGCCATGGCTGCCCAGAGTTTTCTCACCCGAGACCTGCCGCCCAGATGGCATCGATCGAGGCGTTCAGGTCGTACGCCGGGGTCCAGCCCAGGTCGGAGGCGGCCCGGCGGATGTCGGCCCGGATCCAGCCGACCGCGGCCGAGCGCTGCGGCCCGACGCCCTCCTCGTGGATGACGCCCGCCCAGCCGGCCCGCTCGGCGAGCAGCCCGACCGCCTGCCGCACGGTGACGGCACGTCCGCTGCCGGCGTTGTAGATGCGGCTGGCCAGCCGGGGTGCGACCACCGCGGCCCGGATCAGCGAGGCGACGTCGCGCACGTCGACGAAGTCACGGTGGGCGCCCAGCGGTCCCAGGGTGATCTCGGTGGCGCCGGTCTTGAGCGCCTCGCGGATGCGGTGCGCCGCCCGGCCCAGCACGTTCTCGGCGGGCTGCCCGGCGCCGATCGGGTTGAACACCCGCACCGACACCGCGTCGGCCCGGCCCGCCGCCCCGGCGAGCGCGAACAGCCGGGTGCCGGCCAGGTGGCTGACCCCGTACGCGCCCACCGGCTCGGTGCGGTCGTCCTCGGCGACCGCACGGCCGTGCTCGACGACGCCGTACTCCCCGGCCGAGCCGAGCCGCACCAGCCGGGCCTGTGGCACCGCCTGCTCGACCGCGTCGAGCAGCTTCGCGGCCACCAGCGTGTTGGCCCGCACGAGATGCTCGTCGGAGCCGCCCAGCGCGCCGACACAGCTGACCACCGCGTCCGGCGCCTCGGCCCGCAGCAGCGCCGCGAGCGCGCCGGTGTCCCCGGCGATCAGGTCGTGCCGGTCCCGCCCGGGGCAGACCAGCTCGCCCTCGCCGGCCAGCGCCGCCTTGACGTGCGTACCGATGAAACCGGAGGAGCCGAACACCAGGAATTTGGTCATACCGGCTCCCCCAGCGCCTCGCGGAGGATCTTGGGCCTGATCGCCTCGAACGTGCGGTTCGCCTCGTCGTAGTCCTCGGGCCGGCCGATGTCGAGCCAGAAGCCCGCGAACGGGTAGGTGGCCGGGTTGTCGCCGCGGGCCAGCAGGTCCAGCACCAGCTGGTCGAAACCGAAGGACAGACCCGGCGGGTACGGGAGCAGGGTGCGCCGCGACATGCCGTAGACGCCCATGCTCACCTGGTACCGCAGGTG includes:
- a CDS encoding nucleotide sugar dehydrogenase; its protein translation is MPMTIGVVGLGYVGLTLTAALADKGFVVHGADVSPEVIDTLSQGRSHIFEPGVEDIFAHAENVHVAAELPHDTVDVAVISVSTPVDEATRRPNLANLAAAARSVAATCRPGTLVVVRSTVPVGTSRNVVLPELRAAWGDEVKLVMAPERTIQGQALRELVELPQVIGGLDEPSLRAAVEFFSGLAHEVVEVSSLETAEMVKLSNNCHTDLIYSFGNEIALIAEQHGLDPLEVIRAANLHYPRPDLAKPGYVGGGCLSKDPYIMLDSAGEYEPFLVGRARALNEFLPKHVAETVVSLLAASFASTRGLRLAVLGWAYKGWPPTDDMRGTPIADMMPVFSAAGITVTGHDPMVTDDVIRQYGGDPVSLDKAFADADAILVINDHPDYRALEITELLGSARPALIFDSWRILDAAAIQALGIRYAGLGYLPQEAGATA
- a CDS encoding endo alpha-1,4 polygalactosaminidase, with the protein product MAPALVLVLMAACSDQPDEPAPDALPPDAGPPVSAPVPVQPPVTPPVTPGPRPAPSLSASSGAAVRPATIRSWAYQLQDYAGGRLDQLAAGPYQLVVIDLARDAHADYFSRAEIAGVRATGKRVLAYFEIGSIEDFRPEYPGLRRDAPDLIANEWQDWPGEYFVRYYDERWWQRVVQPRLDQALRAGFDGVYLDTPLAYEEIDLSATEGRDRERLAREMAALIGRISRYAKHRAPGFLIVPQNSPELRHQPGYTAAVDGIGMEELFYQATDERCTEDYCAENLSETRALRDAGKFVLSVDYATRPADVRAACSSYRKERFAGTVTVLDLDRPSPPCP
- a CDS encoding NAD(P)-dependent oxidoreductase, with translation MTKFLVFGSSGFIGTHVKAALAGEGELVCPGRDRHDLIAGDTGALAALLRAEAPDAVVSCVGALGGSDEHLVRANTLVAAKLLDAVEQAVPQARLVRLGSAGEYGVVEHGRAVAEDDRTEPVGAYGVSHLAGTRLFALAGAAGRADAVSVRVFNPIGAGQPAENVLGRAAHRIREALKTGATEITLGPLGAHRDFVDVRDVASLIRAAVVAPRLASRIYNAGSGRAVTVRQAVGLLAERAGWAGVIHEEGVGPQRSAAVGWIRADIRRAASDLGWTPAYDLNASIDAIWAAGLG